Proteins found in one Brachypodium distachyon strain Bd21 chromosome 5, Brachypodium_distachyon_v3.0, whole genome shotgun sequence genomic segment:
- the YSL9 gene encoding probable metal-nicotianamine transporter YSL9-like isoform X1, giving the protein MALHQREAGGGKEEKSAMYGDSSEPGPRHGSVPPWREQLTVRGLLVSIAVGTMYSVIVMKLNLTTGLNPTLNVSAALISFVMLRGWTQALARLGVAVRPLTRQENTVVQTCAVACYSIGAAGGFGSYLLGLNKKTYEMAGVDMEGNVGHKEPRIGWMIGFLLTVSFVGILALVPLRKVLVIDYKLTYPSGTATAVLINGFHAPQGDEVAKMQVSGFTKYFAISFFWSFFQWFYSGGDKCGFSQFPTFGLRAWKQTFFFDFNLTYVGAGMICPHLINLSLLLGSVLSWGLMWPLIGGLKGKWYPADLPESSMKSLQGYKAFICIALILGDGIYNFAKIIVSTTMNLLDKSKLKNTKKEEDILPLDELHRNEVFMRDGLPNWLACSGYLALSVVAIITIPLMFPELKWYYAVIAYLLAPALGFSNAYGAGLTDINMAYNYGKVALLILAATAGKESGVVAGLIGCGMVKNLTSISADLMQDFKTGHLTLSSPRSMLIAQIIGTAMGCIISPLTFFVFYNAFDIGNQDGPWKAPYALIYRNIAILGVEGFSALPMHCLQLCYGFFGFALVANVMRDFLPRKYGKWIPLPMAMGFPFLVGGSFAIDMCVGSLIVYIWRKIDRTKAGHMVPAVASGFICGDGLWIFPASLLALAKITPPMCMAFGSTH; this is encoded by the exons ATGGCGCTCCACCAGCGGGAAGCCGGCGGGGGCAAGGAGGAGAAATCCGCCATGTACGGCGACTCCTCCGAACCGGGCCCGCGCCACGGCAGCGTGCCGCCGTGGAGGGAGCAGCTGACGGTCCGCGGCCTTCTGGTGAGCATCGCCGTCGGCACCATGTACAGCGTCATCGTGATGAAGCTCAACCTCACCACGGGGCTCAACCCCACGCTCAACGTCTCCGCCGCGCTCATCTCCTTCGTCATGCTCCGCGGCTGGACGCAGGCGCTGGCCCGCCTCGGCGTCGCCGTCCGCCCGCTCACGCGCCAGGAGAACACCGTCGTCCAGACCTGCGCCGTCGCCTGCTACAGCATCGGCGCCGCTG GTGGATTTGGGTCCTACCTGCTTGGGCTGAACAAGAAGACCTACGAGATGGCCGGGGTGGACATGGAAGGCAATGTGGGCCACAAGGAGCCCCGAATTGGTTGGATGATCGGCTTCCTCCTCACGGTCAGCTTCGTGGGGATTCTTGCGCTCGTCCCTCTCAGGAAG GTTTTGGTAATCGACTACAAATTAACATACCCAAGCGGGACTGCAACAGCCGTGCTTATAAATGGATTCCATGCCCCTCAGGGAGATGAAGTGGCAAA GATGCAGGTGAGCGGATTCACAAAATACTTTGCAATCAGCTTCTTCTGGAGCTTCTTCCAATGGTTTTACTCTGGTGGAGATAAGTGTGGGTTTTCGCAGTTTCCCACTTTTGGGCTACGAGCTTGGAAACAAAC ATTCTTCTTCGATTTCAATCTCACATATGTTGGGGCAGGGATGATTTGCCCCCACCTTATTAATCTATCTCTCCTTCTCGGTTCTGTTCTCTCCTGGGGTTTAATGTGGCCACTGATCGGTGGTTTGAAAGGGAAATGGTATCCGGCAGATTTACCAGAAAGCAGCATGAAAAGCCTGCAAGGTTACAAG GCCTTCATCTGCATAGCTCTCATCCTGGGAGATGGCATATACAATTTTGCCAAGATTATCGTATCCACCACTATGAATCTCCTTGACAAATCAAAACTGAAGAACACAAAGAAAG AGGAAGATATTCTGCCGCTTGATGAACTACATCGTAATGAAGTTTTTATGAGAGACGGTCTCCCTAACTGGCTAGCCTGCTCTGGTTACCTTGCATTATCAGTCGTTGCAATAATCACCATTCCCTTGATGTTCCCTGAGCTGAAGTGGTACTATGCTGTCATTGCTTACTTATTGGCTCCTGCCCTGGGTTTCTCCAATGCCTATGGAGCCGGCCTTACTGACATCAACATGGCCTACAATTATGGAAAAGTTGCCCTTCTCATTCTTGCTGCCACAGCTGGAAAAGAATCTGGTGTAGTTGCTGGGCTGATAGGCTGCGGTATGGTCAAAAATTTGACGTCAATATCTGCTGATCTGATGCAGGATTTTAAAACTGGGCATCTTACACTATCATCACCTAGATCAATGCTTATTGCTCAGATAATTGGCACTGCCATGGGATGTATCATCTCACCGCTAACATTCTTTGTGTTCTACAATGCCTTTGACATAGGCAACCAAGATGGGCCTTGGAAGGCACCATATGCTCTAATATACCGAAACATTGCAATTCTTGGTGTTGAGGGCTTCTCAGCTCTGCCCATGCATTGTTTGCAGCTGTGTTATGGATTCTTTGGCTTTGCACTGGTGGCCAACGTTATGAGGGATTTCTTACCGCGTAAGTATGGCAAATGGATCCCCTTACCCATGGCAATGGGTTTTCCCTTCCTTGTGGGCGGGAGCTTTGCCATAGACATGTGTGTCGGGAGCTTGATAGTCTATATTTGGCGAAAGATTGACAGGACTAAAGCAGGACATATGGTGCCAGCAGTTGCATCAGGTTTTATATGTGGGGATGGACTGTGGATCTTCCCCGCTTCCTTGCTTGCACTGGCCAAGATCACTCCACCGATGTGCATGGCATTTGGTTCTACCCACTAG